A window of Micromonospora eburnea genomic DNA:
CCAGCCAGATCGCGCTGGCGTACCTGCTGCGCCACCCGAACGTGGTGGCCATCCCCGGCGCGTCCGGCGTGGAGCAGGTGGAGCGCAACGCCGCCGCCGCCGAGATCGACCTGACCGACGGCGAGTACGCCGCGCTGGCCACCGCCGCCAGCCAGTTCCGGCCGGTCACCGGGCTGGCCGCCGTACCCAAGCTGGTCCGCGCCCGGACCCGGAGGTGATCCGGCCATGGACGACATCACCGCGCTGATCCTCGACGACCACGCCGCCTTCCGGCGGGGCTTCGCCCGGCTCGACGACGCCCACGATCCGGCCGAGATGCTGGCCATCTGGGAGGCGCTCGCCCTGCACCTGAACATCCACGCGGAGGCGGAGGAGGCGATCCTCTACCCGCACCTGGTGCGGCACGGCGACGACGGCACGGAGGAGACCGAGGACGCCATCGGCGACCACAACAAGATCCGCGACGCGATCGCCGAGTCGAGGCGCCACGAGGTCGGCTCGGACGGGTGGTGGGCGGCGGTGTGGCGGGCCCGCCGGGAGAACAGCGAGCACCTGACCGAGGAGGAGGACGAGGCGCTGCCGGACTTCCGCCGGCACGCCGACGTCGAGCTGCGCGCCGAGCTGGGGGCGCGCTGGCTGAAGTTCTACGGCGAGCACAAGAACGGGCGCAACCTGCCGTTCCTCGACAAGGACCCGTCCCGGTACGTGGCTGATCACCGCTGATCTCCCCACTGTGGGGGAGCCGGCGGGGGTGGACGGGGCGGAACAATGGGCGGGTGACGGTACGTGGGGTGCTGGCGCCGCTGGTGCGGGGAAGCACCTGGCGGCGCGGCGTGTTTCTGCTGCTCGGCGGGGTGCTCGCGTTGCCGTACGCGCTGCTCGCGGCGGCCTTCGTCCAACTGCTCGGCAACGAGCGGGTGCCCCGTCCGCTGGGGTTCGGGCTGCTGCTGGTGGGCATGATGATCGCGGCGGTGCCGGTGTTCCTCGCCGGGAGCCGTGCGTTGGAGATCGCCGCCGCCCGGGCGCTGCTCGCGGTCGACCTGCCGGAA
This region includes:
- a CDS encoding hemerythrin domain-containing protein translates to MDDITALILDDHAAFRRGFARLDDAHDPAEMLAIWEALALHLNIHAEAEEAILYPHLVRHGDDGTEETEDAIGDHNKIRDAIAESRRHEVGSDGWWAAVWRARRENSEHLTEEEDEALPDFRRHADVELRAELGARWLKFYGEHKNGRNLPFLDKDPSRYVADHR